In the genome of Paenibacillus pabuli, one region contains:
- the sdhA gene encoding succinate dehydrogenase flavoprotein subunit, translated as MASSNVIIVGGGLAGLMAAIKSAEAGVHVHLFSLVPVKRSHSVCAQGGINGAVNTKGEGDSPWVHFDDTVYGGDFLANQPPVKAMCEAAPGIIHLMDRMGVMFNRTPEGLLDFRRFGGTKHHRTAFAGATTGQQLLYALDEQVRRWEAAGLVTKYENWEFLQAVVDDEGTCRGIVAQDLKTMKVQTFPAEAVILASGGPGIIFGKTTNSVINTGTAASAVYQQGVNYANGEFIQIHPTAIPGDDKLRLMSESARGEGGRIWTYKDGKPWYFLEEKYPSYGNLVPRDIATREIFSVCVDMGLGVNGENMVYLDLSHKDPKELDVKLGGIIEIYEKFMGDDPRKIPMKIFPAVHYSMGGMWVDYNQMTNIPGLFAAGECEYQYHGANRLGANSLVSAIYGGMVAGPKAVEYIKGLKKSSADISSSVFDGYTKRQTEKYEGILKMQGNENAYVIHKELGEWMTANMTVVRYNDKLEATIGKIKELKERYGKINMYDTSGWNNPGAAFTRQLWNMLELAEAMTLGALLRNESRGAHYKPEFTERNDEEFLKTTIASWSKEGPKISYEPVDVSLIPPRIRDYSKD; from the coding sequence ATGGCATCATCTAATGTAATTATTGTGGGCGGAGGTCTCGCGGGATTGATGGCGGCGATCAAATCGGCTGAAGCCGGAGTCCATGTTCATTTATTTTCACTGGTTCCCGTCAAAAGATCCCACTCCGTATGTGCCCAGGGCGGCATCAACGGTGCGGTAAATACCAAGGGTGAGGGCGACTCCCCATGGGTACACTTTGACGATACCGTATATGGCGGTGACTTCTTGGCGAATCAGCCTCCAGTCAAAGCAATGTGTGAAGCGGCACCAGGCATCATTCACCTGATGGACCGGATGGGCGTAATGTTTAACCGGACACCGGAAGGTTTGCTTGATTTCCGTCGTTTCGGCGGAACGAAGCATCACCGTACGGCATTTGCCGGTGCAACGACAGGTCAACAATTGCTTTACGCGCTGGATGAGCAAGTACGTCGCTGGGAAGCGGCGGGTCTCGTAACGAAGTACGAGAACTGGGAGTTCCTGCAGGCTGTTGTGGATGACGAAGGCACTTGCCGTGGTATTGTAGCACAGGATCTGAAAACGATGAAGGTTCAAACGTTCCCGGCAGAAGCGGTTATTCTGGCGAGCGGCGGCCCTGGCATTATTTTTGGTAAAACAACCAACTCGGTTATCAATACAGGTACTGCCGCAAGTGCGGTGTATCAGCAAGGTGTTAATTACGCGAATGGTGAGTTCATTCAGATTCACCCGACAGCCATTCCAGGCGATGACAAGCTGCGTCTGATGTCCGAATCAGCTCGTGGTGAAGGTGGACGGATCTGGACGTATAAAGACGGTAAGCCTTGGTACTTCCTTGAAGAAAAGTATCCGTCTTACGGTAACCTTGTACCTCGTGATATCGCGACGCGCGAAATTTTCAGCGTTTGCGTGGATATGGGCCTCGGTGTCAACGGCGAGAACATGGTATACCTTGACCTTTCACACAAAGATCCGAAGGAGCTGGATGTGAAGCTCGGCGGAATCATTGAAATCTACGAGAAGTTCATGGGCGATGACCCGCGCAAAATCCCGATGAAAATCTTCCCGGCAGTCCATTATTCCATGGGCGGCATGTGGGTAGATTATAATCAAATGACCAACATTCCAGGACTGTTTGCAGCTGGTGAATGTGAATACCAATATCATGGTGCGAACCGTCTGGGTGCAAATTCCTTGGTATCGGCAATCTACGGTGGTATGGTGGCTGGACCTAAAGCGGTTGAATATATCAAAGGACTCAAAAAATCGTCTGCTGATATCAGTTCCTCCGTATTCGATGGTTATACCAAACGTCAAACGGAGAAATACGAAGGCATCCTGAAAATGCAAGGTAACGAAAACGCCTATGTCATTCACAAAGAGCTTGGTGAGTGGATGACGGCGAATATGACGGTGGTACGCTACAACGATAAGCTGGAAGCAACCATCGGCAAAATCAAGGAATTGAAAGAGCGTTACGGCAAAATCAACATGTACGACACGTCCGGTTGGAACAACCCGGGTGCGGCATTTACCCGTCAGCTGTGGAACATGCTTGAACTGGCAGAAGCGATGACGTTGGGCGCGTTGCTGCGTAACGAAAGCCGTGGAGCGCATTACAAACCGGAATTCACCGAACGGAATGACGAGGAATTCCTGAAAACAACGATCGCAAGCTGGTCGAAGGAAGGTCCAAAAATTTCGTACGAGCCAGTCGACGTTTCCCTCATCCCACCACGGATCCGGGACTACTCGAAAGATTAA
- a CDS encoding succinate dehydrogenase cytochrome b558 subunit, whose amino-acid sequence MKGFYSRKLHSLLGVIPLSLFFIEHMVTNFSAVEGGKEGFNDAVAFLNGLPLVIVLETLLIWLPLFYHGVYGLYIAYQAKPNVGRFGNERNWRYTLQRVSGVITFVFVIWHIWETRFQVALGNVTHEELGGVIHGIVMNPVTFILYLISVVAASYHFANGLWSFLVSWGITVGPRAQRVSSYVCMSLFAIVALMFIASLLAFRSMDFQVATSMIDAVKTVLI is encoded by the coding sequence ATGAAAGGGTTTTACTCCAGAAAGCTGCACTCCTTGCTTGGCGTCATTCCGCTCAGTCTGTTTTTCATTGAGCACATGGTGACGAACTTCTCGGCAGTTGAAGGCGGCAAAGAAGGCTTTAACGATGCAGTTGCATTTCTGAATGGCCTGCCGCTCGTAATTGTACTTGAAACGCTTCTCATCTGGTTGCCGCTGTTCTATCACGGTGTATATGGTTTGTACATTGCCTATCAGGCCAAGCCTAACGTGGGACGCTTTGGCAATGAGCGCAACTGGCGTTATACGCTGCAGCGCGTCAGCGGTGTCATTACGTTTGTGTTCGTCATCTGGCATATTTGGGAGACTCGTTTCCAGGTTGCGTTGGGGAATGTCACACACGAAGAGCTTGGCGGTGTCATACACGGCATCGTGATGAATCCGGTAACGTTTATTTTATATCTGATCAGTGTGGTTGCGGCATCCTATCACTTTGCCAACGGCCTTTGGTCGTTTCTTGTTAGCTGGGGGATTACGGTCGGTCCTCGCGCGCAGCGTGTATCTTCCTACGTCTGCATGAGCTTGTTTGCCATCGTTGCCCTCATGTTTATTGCATCCCTGCTTGCTTTCCGGAGCATGGATTTCCAGGTGGCGACTTCAATGATTGACGCAGTTAAGACAGTTCTGATTTAA
- a CDS encoding LysR family transcriptional regulator → MFEELNAFAAVVEQSSLNRASKLLNLSQPALSRKISKLEDELGVALFHRRGKRLELTSVGQFAYTFAVEQKQQQQKFLTMLAQYKDEEQSSITLGASLTTLQTTLPPLVNAFMEKHPNAEIKLVTGKTHEIVSFVRDKKADVGIVASSISEAGLNCVPLFDDHLELVVPLTHPLSGKEAGMEHLQDLPMITFSKGTWYRKLTDDLFQRCAVMPDIRMEIDSFEAIVRLLPTCKAAALLPKSYLRPQLLADNDLVSVYLPQLQQTRRTTCMIYGEKENLSQTSRQWVRETAALFTAKAPLPSRRTTTP, encoded by the coding sequence ATGTTCGAGGAATTAAACGCTTTTGCGGCGGTTGTAGAGCAATCCAGTCTGAACCGTGCATCAAAATTGCTGAATCTTTCACAGCCTGCGCTCTCTCGCAAAATCTCCAAATTGGAGGATGAACTCGGCGTAGCGCTCTTTCATCGCCGTGGTAAACGACTTGAATTAACCAGTGTAGGCCAGTTCGCCTATACTTTCGCGGTTGAGCAGAAACAGCAGCAGCAAAAATTTCTGACCATGCTGGCCCAGTATAAAGACGAAGAACAAAGCTCCATTACGCTTGGAGCCAGTCTGACGACGCTTCAAACCACATTGCCACCGCTGGTAAATGCCTTTATGGAGAAACATCCGAACGCGGAAATCAAGCTGGTGACGGGGAAAACGCATGAAATTGTCTCTTTTGTGCGGGATAAAAAAGCTGATGTAGGTATCGTTGCCTCTTCTATAAGTGAAGCCGGGCTAAACTGTGTGCCGCTCTTTGATGATCATCTGGAGCTGGTTGTGCCTTTAACGCATCCCCTATCGGGTAAAGAAGCCGGAATGGAACATTTGCAAGATCTGCCGATGATTACGTTCTCCAAGGGAACCTGGTATCGCAAATTAACCGATGATCTGTTCCAGCGCTGCGCCGTGATGCCGGATATTCGCATGGAGATTGATTCCTTTGAAGCAATTGTCCGTCTTCTGCCCACCTGCAAAGCTGCAGCCCTGCTGCCCAAGTCGTATCTTCGCCCTCAATTGCTTGCGGACAATGATCTCGTCTCGGTATATCTGCCGCAGCTGCAACAGACCCGGCGAACAACCTGCATGATCTATGGGGAAAAGGAAAACCTCAGCCAGACCTCCAGACAGTGGGTCAGGGAAACGGCTGCGCTCTTTACAGCAAAGGCGCCGCTGCCCTCACGGAGGACGACGACGCCTTAA
- a CDS encoding potassium channel family protein — MKTQQFAVIGLGRFGSSLAQELMELGYEVLGIDKNEEVVEDMSELVTHAVVADSTDEEVLRSLGIRNFDCCIVAIGADIQTSILTAILLKELGVKTVVAKAISVLHGRALDKLGIDRVVYPERDMGIRVAHQLVTPNLLDYIELSNDYSIVEMKVPACLHNKTLSTLNARVRFGCSIVALQKEAGVIIAPTALDSLQMGDIMVIIGMNDDIDRFEEEVISQES; from the coding sequence ATGAAAACACAGCAGTTTGCGGTAATTGGGCTTGGGCGCTTTGGCTCCAGTCTGGCACAGGAATTAATGGAGCTTGGGTATGAAGTGCTGGGTATCGATAAAAATGAAGAAGTCGTCGAAGACATGAGTGAATTGGTCACCCATGCCGTCGTTGCGGATTCAACTGATGAGGAAGTGCTGCGCTCCCTGGGCATCCGTAATTTTGACTGCTGTATCGTTGCCATCGGGGCTGATATCCAGACCAGTATTCTCACTGCTATTTTACTGAAGGAACTCGGTGTAAAAACAGTTGTGGCCAAAGCCATTTCAGTTCTTCATGGACGGGCACTGGACAAGCTGGGGATCGATCGTGTCGTTTATCCTGAGCGTGATATGGGAATCCGGGTTGCCCATCAACTCGTCACCCCGAATCTGCTGGATTATATCGAATTGTCCAATGATTACAGTATTGTGGAGATGAAGGTTCCAGCCTGTCTGCATAATAAAACGCTGTCCACTCTGAATGCTCGAGTACGTTTTGGCTGCAGCATTGTAGCGTTGCAAAAGGAAGCTGGGGTCATCATTGCCCCGACTGCACTGGACTCGCTTCAAATGGGTGATATCATGGTGATTATCGGCATGAATGATGACATTGACCGTTTTGAGGAAGAAGTGATCAGCCAGGAGAGCTGA